ACCTCAAGGAACCCAAGAGGAAAGCTCTAGTGGATGAGTCCATCCCTATTCCATTCCCTTCCATGGtgaagaaagcaaagaagacactgGAATTTGATTTGAACATGCTTCAAGTGCTCAAGAAGGTTGAGGTAACCATACCACATCTTGATGCTATTCAACAAATTCTAAAGTATGCAAAATTCTTGAAGGACTTATGCACACACAAGGATAGGATAGGAGAATTTGAGATATTATCCTTGGGTAGTTCAATTTCTTCCTTGATGGAACCTATTCCAAAGAAATGTGGTGACCCTAGGCCTTGTTTGGTGTCTTGTTGTATTGGTAGACACACTTTTCATGATTGTATGTGTGATCTTGGAGCTTGTGTAAGCATCATGCCACTTTCTACCTTTGTGCGGTTGAATTTAGCCCCATTAAAGAAGTCGGCGGCGAGGTTTGCCTTGGCCGATAAAAGTGTGATCACGATAACAGGAATAGCTGAAGATGTACTTGTGGCATTCAAGGATTTGATCTTTCCGGTTGACTTTTACATCCTTGAAATGCCTCCAACAAAAAATGGAAGCTCGTCCTCCATTctacttggtagacccttctTTAAGACCTATAAATTCAAGTTAAATGTCTTCACCGGCACATATTCCTTTGAGGTTGGAGACAAGACTATCAAGTTCAACTTAGAAGAAGCCATGAAGCATCCTCCCGAAGAGCATTCCATTCTCCAATGTGATGTAATTGATGAAGTGGTAGCGGAAGTGCAAGAAGAGGACCATAACAAGTTGTGCTACCACATTGTTGAAGAGACGGATGACCAAGAGGGTGAACATGAGAAAGTTGTTGAGAATGAACTCCGTGAGCTTGACGAAAAAGAACCTCAGCTTGAGGCAACGAGTGAATTGAAGCCTCTTCCATCTCATTTGAAGTATGCTTTCTTAGAGGACAACCAAAAGTTTTTGGTAATTATTGCTAGTGAGCTTTctagtgaagaagaagaaaagctcctagATGTTCTCAGAAAGTACAAGAAGGCAATTGGTTGGAGCCTAGCCGATATTGAGGGAATTGACCCTCGCAAGTGCATGCATCGTATATTTCTCCAAGAGGGAGCTAGGCCGGTTAGGTAACTGCAAAGGAGGCTCAATTCGACTATCCTCGATGTGGTAAAGAAAGAGGTCACTAGGCTACTTGATGCGGGTATCATATACCCGATTTCTGACAGTGAGTGGGTGAGCCCAGTCCAGGTTGTTCCCAAGAAATCAGGCAACACTGCGGTTACAAAGGATGATGATGAAGTGGTCACCAAGAGAGTATAAAATGCATGGCGAGTGTGCATCGACTATAGAAGGTTGAATGCCGCTACAAGGAAGGACCACTACCCCTTGCCCTTTATCGACCAGATGTTAGACCGTTTAGCGGGTAAATCTCActactgttttcttgatggattcACTAGTTACTTCCAGATTCACATTGCTCctgaagatcaagaaaatacCACATTCACTTGCCCTTTTGGCACCTTTGCTTAcaaaaggatgccatttggactaTGTAATGCACCCGCTACTTTTCAGCGGTGCATGACCAGTGTCTTTTCTGATCTAATGGAGAATTGtctggaagtctttatggatgacttcagTGTTTATTGGTGAACGAAATTGGAAATCAcaattcttcacaacttcgcacaactaaccagcaagtgcattgggtcgtccaagtaataccttacgtgagtaagggtcgaatcccacggagattgttggcttgaagcaagctatggttatcctgtaactcttagtcaggatataatatcaataatgattcttagttttaattgtaaaaagtgaaagggcataaaataaataattgttacgcaataatggagaatatgttagagttttggagatgctttgtcctctgaattcctgcaacataatgctttctcactttcataaatgcaaggctccttccatggcaagctgtacgtagagcatcaccgttgtcaatggctacttcccatcctctcagtgaaaatggtccaaatgctctgtcacagcacaactaatcatctatcgattctcgatcatgtcggaataagatcccttgatccttttgcgtctgccactacgcccaacactcgcgagtttgaagctcgtcacagttatccaatcccagaatcctactcggaataccacagacaaggtttagactttccaaattttcaaggatgctgccaatggattctagcttataccacgaagattctaattaaggaatctaagagatactcattcaatctaatgtagaacggaggtggttgttaggcacatgttcatggattgaggaaggtgatgagtgtcacggatcatcaccttcttcatagtaaagcgtgaatgaacatcttagataggaacaagcgtgtttgaatggaaaacagaaataattgcattaagtcatcgagacgctgcagagctcctcacccccaacaatggagtttagagactcatgccgtcaaaaggtacaaaatttagatctaaaaaatgtcatgatatacaaaataagtctctaaaagttgtttaaatactaaactagtgacctaggtttacaaaaaatgagtaaactaagatggatagtgcagaaatccacttctggggcccacttggtgtgtgctggggctgagacataagcttctcacgtgctaGGCTGTTtctagagttgaacgccaggttgtaacctgtttctggcgttgaactctaacttgcaacctgtttctggcactgaacgccagactgcagcatggaactggcatttaacgctagtttacgtcatctatcttcacACAAAGTATGggctattatatatttctagaaagcttggatgtctactttccaacctaattgagagcgtgcggactcctgtagctccaaaaaatccatttcgattgcagggaggtcagaatccaacagcatcaacagtcctttttcagcctaaatcaaatttttgctcagctccctcaatttcagtcagaaaatatctgaaattacagaaaaacacacaaactcatagtaaagtccagaaatatgaattttgcctaaaaactaataaaattatactaaaaactaactaaaacatactaaaatctacatgaaattacccccaaaaagcgtataaaatatccgctcatcatttatGGAACTTCAT
This sequence is a window from Arachis stenosperma cultivar V10309 chromosome 10, arast.V10309.gnm1.PFL2, whole genome shotgun sequence. Protein-coding genes within it:
- the LOC130957234 gene encoding uncharacterized protein LOC130957234 → MSAQLANLADIISKMSMSSSNNTNQPSSSSNLPSQPQPNPKGSLNAITLRSGTTLEEIPPRVLEDIHEEEVIVEAPHEKGEVDKRHEEEGVNLKEPKRKALVDESIPIPFPSMVKKAKKTLEFDLNMLQVLKKVEVTIPHLDAIQQILKYAKFLKDLCTHKDRIGEFEILSLGSSISSLMEPIPKKCGDPRPCLVSCCIGRHTFHDCMCDLGACVSIMPLSTFVRLNLAPLKKSAARFALADKSVITITGIAEDVLVAFKDLIFPVDFYILEMPPTKNGSSSSILLGRPFFKTYKFKLNVFTGTYSFEVGDKTIKFNLEEAMKHPPEEHSILQCDVIDEVVAEVQEEDHNKLCYHIVEETDDQEGEHEKVVENELRELDEKEPQLEATSELKPLPSHLKYAFLEDNQKFLVIIASELSSEEEEKLLDVLRKYKKAIGWSLADIEGIDPRKCMHRIFLQEGARPVR